One window of the Candidatus Margulisiibacteriota bacterium genome contains the following:
- the ilvN gene encoding acetolactate synthase small subunit — protein sequence MKHTISVIVENKPGVLSRVSGLFSRRGFNIESLAVGMTEVPTMSRMTIVVEGDEKDLEQITKQLYKLIDTLKVFDLPADKSIQSELVLAKVAANEKTRPEITQICEIFRAKIVDVAETSLTLELTGEESKVEGAIKLLSKFGIKELVRTGKIALQRGSAE from the coding sequence ATGAAACACACAATTAGCGTCATAGTAGAAAATAAGCCGGGGGTCCTCTCGCGGGTCAGCGGGCTGTTCAGCCGGCGGGGTTTTAACATTGAATCCCTGGCCGTCGGGATGACGGAAGTTCCGACGATGTCGCGGATGACAATCGTTGTCGAAGGGGACGAAAAAGACCTGGAGCAGATCACCAAGCAGCTTTATAAGTTGATCGACACCTTGAAGGTGTTCGATCTGCCAGCGGATAAGTCGATCCAGAGTGAGTTGGTGCTGGCTAAAGTCGCCGCGAACGAAAAAACGCGGCCGGAGATCACCCAGATCTGCGAAATTTTCCGGGCCAAGATAGTCGATGTGGCGGAAACGTCGCTGACGCTCGAGTTGACCGGCGAAGAGAGCAAGGTGGAAGGGGCGATCAAGCTCCTCTCAAAATTCGGCATCAAGGAACTGGTCAGGACCGGCAAGATCGCGCTCCAACGCGGCAGCGCCGAGTAG
- a CDS encoding peptidylprolyl isomerase has protein sequence MNNTRWAVAILLIGALLVGSAAEGKKKMNKQYAVLETSLGKIVCELLPKEAPATVKNFIGLAKGERGWLDPKTQEIEKKPLYNGTIFHRVIPDFMVQGGDPLGNGTGGPGYKFDDEAPQTTTFDKPGRLAMANSGPNTNGSQFFITIAPTPWLDGKHTIFGLVVKGQDIADKIATAPRDERDRPKTEIVLKKVTILDKLP, from the coding sequence ATGAATAACACACGTTGGGCCGTAGCCATATTATTGATCGGGGCGCTGCTGGTTGGATCGGCGGCGGAAGGGAAAAAGAAAATGAATAAACAGTATGCTGTCCTGGAAACATCACTGGGGAAGATAGTTTGCGAGCTGTTGCCGAAAGAAGCCCCGGCTACCGTCAAGAACTTTATCGGACTGGCCAAAGGGGAACGCGGTTGGCTCGACCCAAAGACCCAGGAGATAGAGAAAAAGCCGTTGTACAACGGGACGATTTTCCACCGGGTCATTCCCGATTTCATGGTCCAGGGAGGAGACCCGCTCGGCAACGGAACGGGCGGACCGGGCTATAAGTTTGACGACGAGGCACCGCAAACCACCACTTTCGACAAGCCGGGCCGGCTGGCCATGGCCAACTCCGGACCGAACACCAACGGGAGCCAGTTTTTCATCACCATCGCCCCGACCCCCTGGCTCGACGGCAAGCACACCATTTTCGGCCTGGTGGTCAAAGGACAGGATATCGCGGATAAGATCGCCACTGCCCCGCGTGACGAACGCGACCGGCCAAAGACGGAGATCGTTCTAAAGAAGGTCACTATCCTGGATAAGCTCCCTTGA
- the ilvB gene encoding biosynthetic-type acetolactate synthase large subunit: MQLTGAQALLESLKNEGVDIIFGYPGGVVLPLYDAMYSFKDIKHILVRHEQGAAHAADGYARATGKVGVCLATSGPGATNLVTGIANAHMDSIPMVAITGQVATSLLGRDSFQEADVTGITMPISKHNYLIKKTEDLPRIIKEAFHIARSGRPGPVVVDIPKDVFVNKIDYKYPDKVDIPSYKPRTEGHPKQIALAVKAIQAARQPIIYAGGGVIAADAAKELKELAEKCNLPVTTTLMGLGGFPETHELSMGMLGMHGTAYANYAVTECDLLIGIGARFDDRVTGHIEKFAPKARIIHIDIDPAEIGKNVRVDIPIVGDVKRVLRALLDKVGPKEKHAPWVETIAEWKKKYPLAYKMDDVIKPQYVIEQTHELTRDRDTIIVTEVGQHQMWAAMFYKYTKPRSWISSGGLGTMGFGLPAANGAQFGRPDALVIDFAGDGSIQMNIQELTTAVNNRLPIKIFVLNNSFLGMVRQWQELIYDRHYSHTNLCNNPDLVKIAEAYGAVGMRVTKPSEVRGAIEKALAINDRPVLVDFVVAKEENVFPFVPPGQAINEMIID; encoded by the coding sequence ATGCAATTGACTGGCGCGCAAGCATTGCTTGAATCGTTAAAAAATGAAGGGGTCGATATTATTTTCGGCTACCCCGGCGGGGTGGTCCTTCCCCTTTATGACGCTATGTATTCCTTCAAGGATATTAAGCATATCCTGGTCCGCCACGAACAAGGGGCCGCCCACGCGGCCGACGGTTACGCCCGGGCAACCGGCAAAGTCGGCGTTTGCCTGGCGACTTCAGGTCCCGGGGCGACGAATTTAGTCACCGGCATCGCCAACGCCCACATGGATTCGATCCCGATGGTGGCGATCACCGGCCAGGTAGCGACCTCGCTCCTCGGCCGCGATTCCTTCCAGGAAGCCGACGTGACCGGTATCACCATGCCGATCTCCAAGCATAACTACCTGATCAAAAAGACCGAAGACCTGCCGCGGATCATTAAAGAAGCGTTCCATATCGCCCGGAGCGGCCGGCCGGGCCCGGTCGTGGTCGATATTCCAAAAGACGTTTTTGTCAATAAGATCGATTATAAATATCCGGATAAGGTCGATATTCCGAGCTACAAGCCGCGGACCGAGGGCCATCCGAAACAGATCGCCCTGGCGGTCAAGGCGATCCAGGCGGCCAGACAGCCGATCATTTACGCCGGCGGCGGCGTGATCGCGGCGGACGCGGCCAAAGAGTTGAAAGAATTAGCCGAAAAGTGCAATCTGCCGGTGACTACTACCCTGATGGGCCTCGGCGGCTTTCCGGAAACGCATGAACTCTCCATGGGGATGCTCGGGATGCACGGCACCGCTTACGCCAATTACGCCGTGACCGAATGTGATCTTTTAATCGGCATCGGCGCCCGCTTTGACGACCGGGTGACCGGCCACATCGAGAAATTCGCTCCTAAAGCCCGGATCATCCACATCGACATCGATCCGGCCGAGATCGGCAAGAATGTCCGGGTCGACATCCCGATCGTCGGCGACGTCAAGCGGGTCCTGCGCGCCCTGCTCGACAAAGTCGGGCCGAAGGAAAAGCACGCGCCGTGGGTCGAGACGATCGCCGAGTGGAAAAAGAAATATCCCCTCGCCTACAAGATGGACGACGTGATCAAGCCGCAGTATGTGATCGAACAGACCCACGAACTGACCAGGGACCGCGACACGATCATCGTGACCGAGGTCGGCCAGCACCAGATGTGGGCGGCCATGTTCTATAAGTACACCAAGCCGCGGAGTTGGATCTCGTCCGGCGGGCTCGGGACGATGGGTTTTGGCCTCCCCGCCGCCAACGGCGCCCAGTTCGGCCGCCCCGACGCCCTGGTCATCGACTTTGCCGGCGACGGTTCGATCCAGATGAATATCCAGGAGCTGACGACTGCGGTCAACAACCGGCTGCCGATCAAAATATTCGTGCTCAACAACAGCTTCCTTGGCATGGTGCGGCAATGGCAGGAGCTGATCTATGACCGGCACTATTCGCACACCAATCTCTGCAACAATCCGGACCTGGTCAAGATCGCGGAAGCCTACGGCGCGGTCGGGATGAGAGTGACCAAACCGTCCGAAGTCCGCGGGGCGATCGAAAAGGCCTTGGCCATCAACGACCGCCCTGTCCTGGTCGACTTTGTGGTCGCCAAAGAAGAGAACGTCTTCCCGTTCGTGCCGCCAGGCCAGGCGATCAACGAAATGATCATTGACTAA
- a CDS encoding DedA family protein, which produces MIAQLIDLIVVFVTGTISAVGYLGVLVLMTLESACIPIPSEIIMPFSGFLASTGKLSIWGITLAGAFGNLIGAVITYAIGYYGGRPFVLKYGKYFFIREHELHKAEKFFAKYGDFSVFLSRNLPVIRTFISLPAGVAEMPFIKFSVYSFLGSIPWCFALTYLGFLLGSNWLVIRQYGHYLDILAGIAIASLVAKIVWDYYHNGEEK; this is translated from the coding sequence TTGATCGCCCAGCTGATCGACCTGATCGTCGTCTTCGTCACCGGAACGATCTCGGCGGTCGGTTATCTCGGCGTCCTGGTCCTGATGACGCTCGAGTCGGCCTGCATCCCGATCCCCTCGGAGATCATCATGCCCTTCTCCGGTTTTCTCGCTTCGACCGGCAAACTTTCTATTTGGGGGATAACCCTGGCCGGAGCGTTCGGCAACCTGATCGGCGCCGTGATCACTTACGCCATCGGCTACTACGGTGGCCGGCCGTTCGTCCTCAAATACGGCAAGTATTTCTTTATCCGGGAACACGAGCTGCATAAAGCGGAAAAGTTTTTCGCCAAGTATGGCGATTTCTCCGTTTTCCTCTCGCGCAACCTGCCGGTCATCCGGACCTTTATCTCCCTGCCGGCCGGCGTGGCCGAGATGCCATTCATCAAGTTTTCCGTCTACTCTTTCCTCGGGTCAATTCCCTGGTGCTTTGCCTTGACCTATCTCGGCTTTTTGCTGGGCAGCAACTGGCTGGTCATTCGCCAGTACGGGCATTACCTCGACATCCTGGCCGGGATCGCGATCGCCAGCCTGGTGGCAAAAATAGTTTGGGACTATTACCATAACGGGGAAGAAAAATGA
- a CDS encoding bifunctional nuclease family protein, producing MIEMQLGGLGFDPRNLSPLVLLRDQEELNFLPIWIGVFEAAAIAMELQGVQPPRPMTHDLLKDAIEKLGGKTKRVLINDMKEGTFFAAVEVETKEGKLLTLDARPSDAIALAVRSQAPIMVAEGVMMQAKLVNSEKDAEETKKFKDFIADLRPEDFTKYYKKD from the coding sequence ATGATCGAGATGCAGCTCGGTGGGCTCGGTTTTGACCCCCGCAATCTCTCCCCGCTGGTCCTCCTCCGCGACCAGGAAGAGCTGAATTTCCTCCCCATCTGGATCGGGGTATTTGAAGCCGCGGCCATCGCCATGGAACTGCAAGGGGTCCAGCCCCCCCGCCCCATGACCCATGACCTGCTAAAAGATGCCATCGAAAAGCTCGGTGGCAAGACCAAGCGGGTCCTGATCAACGACATGAAGGAAGGGACCTTTTTCGCCGCGGTCGAGGTCGAGACTAAAGAAGGAAAACTGCTGACCCTGGACGCCCGCCCGTCGGATGCCATCGCCCTGGCCGTCCGCAGTCAGGCGCCGATCATGGTCGCCGAAGGGGTCATGATGCAGGCCAAGCTGGTCAATTCGGAAAAAGATGCCGAGGAAACAAAGAAGTTCAAAGATTTTATCGCGGACCTCCGCCCCGAAGACTTCACCAAGTATTACAAGAAAGATTAA
- the infC gene encoding translation initiation factor IF-3: MNERIWAKEVRLIANDGKQLGVVATTEALRLAREQGIDLVLIAPASKPPVARLADYGRLRYELSKKEKESRKASKTGTIKEVKLSSKIAQHDFDVRVNKAKELLEKGFKVKINIMFRGREMAHTDLGRKVLDRLVEAVASVGKAEAPPKMEGRNLNLMLGPKK, encoded by the coding sequence ATAAACGAGCGGATCTGGGCAAAAGAGGTCCGGCTCATCGCCAATGACGGCAAGCAGCTGGGCGTGGTAGCGACCACTGAAGCGCTCCGGCTGGCCCGCGAACAAGGGATCGACCTGGTCCTGATCGCGCCGGCCTCCAAGCCGCCCGTCGCGCGTCTGGCCGATTACGGCCGGCTCCGCTACGAGCTCTCCAAAAAGGAGAAAGAATCGCGCAAGGCGTCAAAGACCGGGACCATCAAGGAAGTTAAACTTTCCTCCAAGATCGCCCAGCACGATTTTGATGTCCGCGTCAATAAAGCCAAAGAGCTGCTGGAAAAAGGGTTCAAGGTTAAGATCAATATCATGTTCCGCGGTCGGGAGATGGCCCATACCGACCTGGGTCGCAAGGTATTGGACCGCCTGGTCGAGGCGGTAGCTTCGGTCGGCAAGGCCGAGGCCCCTCCTAAGATGGAAGGTCGCAACCTTAATCTGATGCTCGGACCAAAGAAGTAA
- the rpmI gene encoding 50S ribosomal protein L35 — protein MPKIKTRKAAAKRFVIKKSGKIMRRHAGRRHLLECKSATQRRRLKKNAVLSPADVRRVHDMLPGG, from the coding sequence ATGCCAAAAATAAAAACCAGAAAAGCCGCCGCCAAACGTTTCGTCATTAAAAAATCGGGCAAGATCATGCGCCGGCATGCCGGCCGGCGCCACCTGCTGGAGTGCAAATCGGCTACCCAGCGCCGCCGCCTGAAGAAAAACGCCGTCCTATCACCAGCGGACGTTCGCCGCGTCCACGATATGCTACCGGGAGGATAA
- a CDS encoding 1-deoxy-D-xylulose-5-phosphate reductoisomerase, with product MKKALAILGSTGSIGKQALEVVSIFPSSLKVSALAAKDEVDLIVEQIKKFQPRIVSVQNEEVKAKVEAKLAGVKVELYTGTEGLQKVATCAEAKMVLVAIPGSLALTAVLEAVKLKKDIALATKEVLVAAGETFMNEVKAAGIKVFPIDSEHSAIAQCLRGEDKKTVKKLILTASGGPFLKTPAEKFAQLTAKEALQHPTWKMGPKITIDSATLMNKGFEVIEAHYLFGLDYTQIEVVIHPESIIHSLVEFSDGSVKAQLGAPDMRIPIQYALLEETRQANHWGRLDLTKSNHLTFAKPDKVKFPCLEYAYEAGKKGGTLPAVLNAANEEAVSQFLKGKFTFDQIPVKIKQVMDGHQNKEKPSLEDLLEADKIARSQLL from the coding sequence ATGAAAAAAGCGCTCGCTATCCTGGGTTCCACCGGCTCGATCGGCAAGCAGGCCCTTGAGGTCGTCTCGATCTTCCCCAGTTCGCTGAAAGTCTCCGCCCTCGCCGCCAAGGATGAGGTCGACCTGATCGTCGAACAGATCAAGAAGTTCCAACCGCGGATCGTCTCCGTCCAGAACGAAGAAGTCAAAGCCAAAGTCGAAGCCAAGCTCGCAGGCGTAAAAGTCGAGCTCTATACTGGGACCGAGGGTTTGCAGAAAGTCGCCACCTGCGCCGAAGCGAAGATGGTCCTCGTCGCTATCCCCGGCTCGCTCGCTTTGACCGCCGTACTCGAAGCGGTAAAACTCAAGAAAGATATCGCCCTGGCCACCAAAGAAGTCCTGGTTGCCGCCGGTGAGACATTCATGAACGAAGTTAAAGCGGCCGGCATTAAAGTCTTCCCAATCGATTCCGAACATTCGGCGATCGCCCAATGCCTCCGCGGCGAGGACAAAAAGACGGTCAAGAAATTGATCCTGACCGCTTCGGGTGGGCCGTTCCTGAAAACCCCGGCCGAGAAGTTCGCCCAGCTGACCGCCAAGGAGGCGCTCCAGCACCCAACCTGGAAGATGGGGCCAAAGATTACGATCGATTCGGCAACCTTGATGAACAAAGGTTTCGAAGTGATCGAAGCGCATTATCTCTTTGGCCTTGATTACACCCAGATCGAGGTCGTCATCCACCCCGAGAGCATCATCCACTCGCTGGTCGAGTTTAGCGACGGCTCGGTCAAGGCCCAGCTTGGCGCCCCCGACATGCGGATCCCGATCCAATACGCTTTATTAGAGGAGACTCGCCAGGCAAACCACTGGGGCCGCCTCGACCTGACCAAGAGCAACCACCTGACCTTCGCCAAACCGGATAAAGTGAAGTTCCCCTGCCTTGAATACGCCTATGAAGCCGGAAAAAAAGGGGGAACCCTCCCCGCCGTCCTCAACGCAGCAAACGAAGAAGCGGTCAGCCAGTTCCTGAAGGGTAAATTCACCTTCGACCAGATCCCGGTCAAAATCAAACAGGTGATGGATGGACACCAAAACAAAGAAAAACCTTCCCTCGAAGATCTGCTTGAAGCCGATAAAATTGCCCGCTCCCAGCTGCTGTGA
- the thrS gene encoding threonine--tRNA ligase, producing MTKEIDLEVLRHSTSHVMAHAVQEIFPSVKLGIGPAIENGFYYDFDLPTQITPEDLTKIEAKMREIIKKEHKFERQEMDRAKAIELFEARGEKYKVDLLNEIPDNKVTLYKSGDFLDLCRGPHIEHTGHIKAFKLLSIAGAYWHGIETNPMMQRIYGTVFPTQKELDDYLKQIEEAKKRDHRKLGRELDLFSIHEEAGAGLVYWHPKGTVLRGLIEDFLKKENKKRGYEFVTIPHIGKIDLWNTSGHTNYYRENMYFMQIDEQDYVLKPMNCPGHILIFKRKTRSYRDLPIRYFELGTVYRYEKSGVLHGLLRVRGFTQDDAHIFCREDQLEEEILSILDFINYVMKVFGFAFSVNLSTRPESFAGTKESWERATAILEKSLQDQGIPFEIDPGAGTFYGPKIDVKLKDSLGREWQGPTVQVDFNLPQRFNLAYVGDDGKEHTPVMIHRAILGSLERFIGALIEHYAGAFPTWLAPTQALILPIADRHIPYAEKVRDSLLAADVRVEVDSRRETIGAKIRDAQMQKVPYMLVVGDKEAEAGTVSIRLRNAATSATKSLSDFLFDLKREISYNSGENDGS from the coding sequence ATGACGAAAGAGATCGATCTGGAAGTGCTCCGCCACTCCACCTCCCACGTGATGGCCCATGCCGTCCAGGAGATCTTTCCGAGCGTTAAGCTGGGGATCGGCCCGGCTATCGAAAACGGCTTTTATTACGATTTTGACCTCCCGACCCAGATCACCCCGGAAGACCTGACCAAGATCGAAGCCAAGATGCGGGAGATCATCAAGAAAGAGCATAAATTTGAACGGCAGGAGATGGACAGGGCCAAGGCGATCGAGCTGTTCGAGGCGCGGGGCGAGAAGTACAAAGTCGACCTCCTCAACGAGATCCCCGATAACAAGGTCACCTTGTATAAGAGCGGCGATTTCCTCGACCTCTGCCGCGGCCCGCATATTGAACATACGGGACATATTAAAGCGTTTAAATTGCTCTCAATCGCCGGCGCTTACTGGCACGGGATCGAGACCAATCCGATGATGCAGCGGATCTACGGGACCGTCTTCCCGACGCAAAAAGAGCTTGATGATTATCTGAAGCAGATCGAAGAAGCCAAAAAGCGCGACCATCGCAAGCTCGGCCGGGAGCTAGACCTCTTCTCGATCCATGAGGAAGCGGGCGCCGGTCTTGTCTACTGGCACCCCAAAGGGACGGTCCTGCGCGGTTTGATCGAGGATTTCCTGAAAAAGGAAAATAAAAAGCGTGGCTACGAGTTCGTCACTATTCCGCACATTGGCAAAATCGACCTTTGGAACACTTCGGGCCATACGAACTACTATCGAGAAAACATGTACTTCATGCAGATCGACGAGCAGGATTACGTCCTCAAGCCGATGAACTGCCCGGGCCATATTTTGATCTTCAAACGCAAAACCCGCAGTTACCGCGACCTGCCGATCCGCTATTTTGAGCTCGGCACGGTCTACCGCTACGAGAAATCGGGGGTTCTGCATGGCCTCCTCCGGGTCCGCGGCTTTACCCAGGACGACGCCCACATTTTCTGCCGCGAAGACCAGTTGGAGGAGGAGATACTCTCTATCCTCGATTTCATCAACTATGTCATGAAGGTCTTTGGCTTTGCCTTCAGCGTCAACCTCTCGACCCGGCCGGAAAGCTTTGCCGGGACCAAGGAGAGCTGGGAGCGGGCGACCGCCATCCTCGAAAAATCGCTCCAGGACCAGGGGATCCCGTTTGAGATCGACCCGGGCGCCGGCACTTTCTACGGCCCGAAGATCGACGTCAAATTAAAAGATTCGCTCGGCCGCGAATGGCAGGGGCCGACCGTCCAGGTCGATTTTAACCTGCCGCAGCGCTTCAACCTGGCCTATGTCGGGGACGATGGGAAAGAACATACCCCGGTCATGATCCATCGGGCGATCCTGGGAAGCCTGGAACGCTTTATCGGCGCCTTGATCGAACATTACGCCGGCGCCTTCCCCACCTGGCTCGCCCCGACCCAGGCGCTGATCCTGCCGATCGCCGACCGCCATATCCCCTACGCGGAAAAGGTCAGGGACTCCCTTCTGGCGGCCGATGTCCGGGTAGAGGTTGATTCCCGCCGCGAAACCATCGGCGCCAAGATCCGCGACGCCCAGATGCAAAAGGTCCCCTACATGCTGGTCGTCGGCGACAAGGAAGCGGAAGCCGGGACCGTCTCGATCCGCCTTAGGAACGCCGCGACCTCGGCCACCAAGAGCCTCAGCGATTTTCTCTTTGACCTGAAGAGAGAAATAAGCTATAATAGTGGTGAGAATGACGGGAGTTAG
- the rplT gene encoding 50S ribosomal protein L20 has product MVRVKRGFTARRRKKKLFAKTKGFRITLRTQLRRAKQAVIKAGVHATRHRRDKKGTMRRLWTTRINAGARALGIKYSLLINALKKAAIKLDRKSLADLALNHPADFAKIVAHVTKS; this is encoded by the coding sequence ATGGTCAGAGTAAAAAGAGGATTCACCGCCCGCCGCCGCAAAAAGAAGCTTTTTGCCAAGACGAAAGGCTTCCGGATCACCCTCCGGACACAGCTGCGGCGCGCCAAACAGGCGGTCATTAAGGCCGGTGTCCACGCCACCCGCCATCGCCGCGACAAGAAAGGGACGATGCGCCGCCTCTGGACCACCCGGATCAACGCCGGCGCCCGCGCCCTGGGGATCAAATACAGCCTGCTGATCAACGCGCTGAAAAAGGCCGCCATCAAGCTGGACCGCAAGAGCCTGGCCGATCTCGCGCTTAACCATCCGGCCGATTTCGCGAAGATCGTCGCTCACGTCACGAAATCATGA
- the ilvC gene encoding ketol-acid reductoisomerase, whose product MAKVYYDKDADLGLLKDKTVAIIGYGNQGTAQSQNLRDSGVKVIIAEVEGTPNWKAAQEAGFEVMDAKSAAKAGDIIQVLIPDEVQGGVYKEALKKALKKGKTLMFSHGFNIHFRAIKPPKDVDVIMVAPKGPGAMVRNTYVDGAGVPCLIAVYQDASGKAKETALAYAKGIGGTRAGVFETTFKEEVETDLFGEQTVLCGGCTALIKAGFETLVEAGYQPEMAYFECCHELKLIVDLIYKQGLLGMRKAVSNTAEYGDLTVGPKIIDEKVKKRMKKALDRIQNGAFAREFIKENKEGCKNFNALREKDKNHQIEKVGGELRGMMHWLKK is encoded by the coding sequence ATGGCAAAAGTTTATTACGACAAGGACGCGGATCTCGGGTTATTGAAGGATAAGACGGTGGCGATCATCGGTTACGGGAACCAGGGAACGGCCCAGTCACAAAATTTACGGGATAGCGGCGTCAAAGTCATTATTGCCGAAGTCGAAGGGACGCCGAATTGGAAAGCGGCCCAGGAAGCCGGTTTTGAGGTCATGGACGCCAAATCGGCCGCCAAGGCGGGCGACATCATCCAGGTCCTGATCCCGGATGAGGTCCAGGGGGGAGTTTACAAGGAAGCGCTCAAGAAAGCGCTGAAAAAAGGGAAGACCTTGATGTTCTCCCACGGTTTTAATATCCACTTCCGGGCGATCAAGCCCCCCAAGGATGTCGATGTCATCATGGTCGCCCCCAAAGGTCCCGGCGCCATGGTCCGCAACACCTACGTTGACGGCGCCGGCGTCCCCTGCCTCATCGCCGTTTACCAGGACGCTTCCGGTAAAGCGAAAGAAACCGCCCTCGCCTACGCGAAAGGGATCGGCGGCACCCGTGCCGGCGTTTTCGAAACGACCTTCAAAGAAGAGGTCGAGACCGACCTCTTCGGCGAACAGACCGTCCTCTGCGGCGGCTGCACCGCGCTGATCAAAGCCGGGTTCGAGACGCTGGTCGAAGCCGGTTATCAGCCGGAAATGGCCTACTTTGAATGCTGCCACGAGCTGAAACTGATCGTCGACCTGATCTACAAGCAGGGGCTGCTCGGCATGCGCAAAGCGGTCAGCAACACCGCCGAATACGGCGATCTGACCGTCGGGCCCAAGATCATCGACGAGAAGGTCAAGAAGCGGATGAAGAAAGCGCTCGACCGGATCCAGAACGGCGCCTTCGCCCGCGAGTTCATCAAGGAGAACAAGGAAGGGTGCAAAAACTTTAACGCCCTGCGCGAAAAAGACAAGAACCACCAGATCGAGAAGGTCGGCGGCGAGCTCCGCGGCATGATGCACTGGCTTAAGAAATGA
- a CDS encoding EamA family transporter, translated as MMNYLIMIVSVLLAIAGQMLMKKGMMAFGTFPASQLLFKIVPMILNPWVFFGFACFGLSSLFWLVVLSRLPLSLVYPMVSLGYVLVAILSLIFFKEQVSLIRWAGIVTIVVGVLLISRS; from the coding sequence ATGATGAATTATCTGATCATGATCGTCTCGGTCCTGCTGGCGATCGCCGGCCAGATGCTGATGAAGAAGGGAATGATGGCGTTCGGGACATTCCCGGCCAGCCAGCTTCTTTTTAAGATCGTCCCGATGATCCTCAATCCGTGGGTCTTTTTCGGTTTTGCCTGTTTTGGCCTCTCTTCGCTTTTCTGGCTGGTCGTCCTGTCGCGGCTGCCGCTAAGCCTGGTCTACCCGATGGTCAGTTTGGGTTACGTCCTGGTGGCGATCCTCTCACTGATCTTCTTTAAAGAGCAGGTCAGCTTGATCCGCTGGGCCGGGATCGTGACGATCGTCGTCGGGGTGCTCCTGATCTCGAGAAGTTAA